From the Rhodoferax mekongensis genome, one window contains:
- a CDS encoding competence/damage-inducible protein A, whose translation MKFGVIIIGDEILSGKRADKHLSKAIELLGARGLPLAYAHYVGDDPERITATLAAAFASGDTVFSFGGIGATPDDHTRQCAAKALGKSLALSETARALIVERMQDVAREQGAAFEPDQPDNVHRLQMGMFPAGSAIIPNPYNKIPGFSHPGTGQGAVHFVPGFPVMAWPMVEWVLDTHCSAWFQTDAWREQSVIVFGAMESLLTPLMEQLEQQHPVKVFSLPSVDHPQYGKHIELGVKGRPQDLPAAYAQMLEGLRKLEMPLGPELVR comes from the coding sequence ATGAAATTCGGCGTCATCATCATCGGGGACGAGATCCTCTCCGGCAAGCGGGCCGACAAGCATTTGTCCAAAGCCATTGAACTGCTGGGCGCGCGTGGCTTGCCTCTGGCCTATGCGCACTACGTGGGGGATGACCCCGAGCGCATCACAGCGACATTGGCCGCGGCATTCGCCTCCGGCGACACCGTGTTCTCTTTTGGTGGAATCGGCGCGACGCCGGATGACCACACCCGCCAATGTGCAGCCAAGGCACTCGGCAAAAGTCTGGCGCTCAGCGAAACAGCACGAGCACTCATCGTGGAACGCATGCAGGACGTGGCCCGTGAGCAAGGCGCGGCTTTCGAACCTGACCAGCCGGACAATGTGCACCGCTTGCAGATGGGCATGTTTCCTGCCGGGTCAGCCATCATTCCCAACCCGTACAACAAAATTCCCGGATTCAGCCATCCGGGCACGGGGCAGGGGGCTGTCCACTTTGTGCCGGGCTTTCCGGTCATGGCTTGGCCCATGGTCGAGTGGGTGCTCGATACCCATTGCAGTGCATGGTTTCAAACCGATGCCTGGCGCGAGCAGTCGGTCATCGTGTTCGGCGCCATGGAGTCTTTGCTGACCCCGCTCATGGAGCAGTTGGAGCAGCAGCACCCGGTGAAGGTGTTCAGCCTGCCCAGCGTGGACCATCCCCAATACGGCAAGCATATTGAGCTGGGAGTGAAAGGTCGCCCGCAGGATCTGCCCGCCGCCTATGCGCAGATGCTGGAGGGCCTGCGAAAACTGGAAATGCCATTGGGCCCCGAATTGGTGCGCTAA